The DNA window AATCACTCCAGGAATTACCAATATTCTACTACAGCAGCGAGATAAACCAGGGGACCAGCACCAACACGTTGGGCCCAAACGGGGAATTGGAGGCATGCCTTGTGAGTTCTGGATGTCCATTTGGAGCCTTTGTTGAACTCATTGCTAACTTTACTATGAACTAATGTGTCAGATAGATACATATGAATCACTTGCTTATATACAAATCACAAAATATGGTGTGCATTTGCGTGGTTAATAGTAATATAGGATAACATGATTTACCTCAAATAATCTCTAATCTATGGCAACAAAAACACGAGACGGTCTAAAAGACAATCCTTTTCCTACTTTGCGGTTAACAATGTCCATTCACCTAAAATACGCAATAAGAAGTATTTGTTCCAAATTCCAATAGACACTCacagaagaaagaaaaatggataccAGGGCAAAATACACCACTACCAAATGCAAGGGGGATATGGTGGAAATGCATTCAATGTTTCCGATTTAGTaacaacttagatttgaaatgtcaattttataaattataatattgaaaatgCTCAGCCACGTCTTCAATAGTCTTTTAGATCAAGTCATAATTCATTGTTGATGTAAGATCGAATAGCAAATCAATATAAATGAAGCAAACATGTCATTCACATATATCAAAAAACAACACCACATCCAACCAAATCCTCCTGACTCTGCTAATTTAAAACTCTTGAGATTGAGATGCAGATTCCACTTTCCCCTTGCCATTCTTCTTGGGCAACAAATTTGAGTGAATATTAGGCAGAACTCCACCATTAGCAATTGTCACCGACCCCAACAGCTTGCTAAGTTCCTCATCATTCCTGACAGCCAATTGTATATGCCTTGGAATAATCCTGTTCTTCTTATTATCTCTAGCTGCATTCCCAGCAAGCTCTAGAACCTGGAAATTTCGAAACATCAGCCATGCACGAGACGAGAAGGGTACTAATTAACAAAAACTAACCTCAGCTGCAAGATATTCAAGAACTGCAGAGAGATAGATAGGTGAACCAGAGCCAAGACGCTGAGCATAACGACCCTTCTTCAGATACCTAGCAATACGGCCAACAGGGAATTGGAGACCTGCCTTTTGAGATCTGGACACTGATTTTTTTGAACCTTTGGCCTTTCCTCGACCACCAGCGGACTTTACTTCAACTGTAGAACTCATTTTTtctatgaatttgaatttgaatttgaattcgaattagtgtttatattgaaaaataaaattggtttaTATAGAAATGGGTGAGTCCATTTCGGCTTCACGCGGATCGCCAACGTGTTGTTATTCTATTGGATATTCACTTTCACTGGGATCGTGAAATTTGCGCTATTTTAGTTTTGCCGCTTCTCTTTTCATTTCATTGCCGCCAAAATATCACTActttagaatttgaataaaCGATGTAACCGTATTTTTTATGTATGGCAGTACAAGTAGATTAATacgaacaaaaaaaatactaatatgtGTCAAAGGCAAATGATACGTCTAAAAATGccattaaaaaatcaaatatgctGGTAAAAATTCATTATTAACATCAAACAGTATACATAGCTATTAAGTGATATAAAAGGCAcaatctttgtttttttttgcttgATGAAAAATAGTTGTGCGGGTAAGTATTTTTCCAAGTAGGACTGGACTATGTTTCTAAACACAGAAAAATAAGTCGGACCGACATGCAGAGAAATTACAAATCTGTTACATTTGAATAGTCTGGTTTGGTTATAGTTGTACACAACAAAGATATACTctattgttattttcttaaaaatatactATGTGtttatagaaaattaattaattgtacaTAAGAGAAATTTAATAGGATCCAAtgtcaacattttcaatatttagtaaaaatgtcaaaatttaatttattatgtatcttatttaagtttttattatttattttaattgaaataataCAATTGTTAGATAACAAAAAGGAgaagttttttaaaaaggaacaaTTACTTAAAGTCTCCGCACttacaaaatttcaaaactaaatattaattggTCTTCTCCATAGCTGATGAGTTCTATCATTATcgattttcaatatattttgattgaaatcttttcttttttctgtttgTTGAGAATTATTTTAACGAAACAGTACAACAAAATCATTGACAAACAACTGTGGAGAAGGAAGGATTTTTTTACTGGGAGTTCAATCAAATTGGTTGAATACAAATTGGATTATGTATTAGTTAATTGTTTCATCCTTAATCTTTTTCTAAgtgattataaaattttgatatgaaaatttGTAAATAATTGTAAACTTTATCTGTTTTCATTGTAAATTGTATGTACTATGAACAACgtaagaaaaaatagttttggtggatttgtttaattttttgtgGTTGTTGATTACGAAAAATGTTAATGGATTGTTTGAAGATTTTTTGATTGGCTGTTTGTTTTTAATGGttcaaaatttgttttgtaTACATATATGTTGGCAGACTTCATTGAAATATGCATAATACAGTTTTGTtcgaatttatttttaatgtttcaatatttattttttacttgatGCAAGGACTAGTGTAAATACATACATTTTAAACTTGGATACAAAAATCTATTaacatttataattttgtatttgttaATGACTTgggtatttaatttttttttagtttgaatacaaagaaaatatggGGAGTATTTGTTTTTTAACAAATAGTAAtgccatttaattttttttttaagttaaagtaAAGATACATATTAAATGTATTCATTGTATTCATGCACTTTtgtttcattattttgtattcattaCTCCATATTTGGTGTATTcattaaatcataataattattgtatatgtcaggtttgatttataagttatattattgtataaatttgtttttatgtgatgtagtttATAAGTTACATTATGgcataatttatatatttatatgcttgccaagttaaatattttttcttacaaaTCTAATTTACTCAGGAAAATGCTTTTGCCTGCAAAGATCTACCCAAGGATCTAGTAAGCCTCTTGGATTCAGCCATTGGAGAGTGAACCCTAACCGAAATTTCAACTACAAACAACAATCTTTaaagatttaaacaaaaataaaatcagaaaaaaaatctaaaaataggATAAAGATTAATACCTTAATCAAAGTGATTGTTGttgatttaatttatgaaaaaaaacaaCCAAAATTTACGGAAGAGATATATGGGCAACTTGAATGTTGGAGGATAATTTGAAAAGATAAAGATGAGAGagggaatattttttttaaataagagaGAGAATTAAGAATCTGAAAAGATAAATATGAGAGAgaagagttttttttaaaaaaaaaataggagagATAATTGATTGAAAATGTGTCAATGGGAGAAAAAGTAGGAAGAAAATTAGGATacataaagtttttaaaaataatgacatttttgacatttttactaatatttataaagtatggatatttttactaattatgTTATTGTTTTTGACTAGTTTACTAATTTCAAATTCCTTAAACACGAAAACCCAATGTGAAAATTAGGGAGAGAGACGAACAAGATTCGTATGTATCttaaatacatgtgaatcacactaaatacatattagatacatgtatttgtatatatccGGAGTGGTTCGCATGTTTATGGGATACTAGGTACATGGGAGAGTGGTGAACGAGGTGAGCGAGATTTTCTTTGTatccaaatacatgtgaatccaccTTGATACAATGTATCTTAAACAAGTTACATCTAATTTTGATCTCATGTATtccatatacataaaaaatttactaCTTTATACTTCCAACCCCCTTTATGGAGATCCTGACTTCGCCACTGATCTCACATTAATactcaatttgtttgtcttatttcgTCTTGATATCGAGtttaaaaaagtataaaaaaaaaagtttaaaatcttatgattttaaattaaagatgagaaataaattattatttttacttttatgcaTTTTGATTTTCGTTAGTAAAAATTTTGGAATCACTAATGCTCTATAtcattttgtatgaaaaaaatattttgaaacctAAGGATTGATCTAATAAAATATGTGTTgcgatttaaaatttattagtaTCTAGCTAGTTTGAAAAAATGTTTAGAGCTAGCATAGAACGGAGTTTAAACATGGCATTGTCATGTAATAAGATATGTTGCTGAAgttcaaatgaaaataaaaaatgaaggtAGAAAACAAGATAGCAgtataaaatggaaaataatgaatagATGAGCATGCTAATTATAATTATTCTTGttggaaaaagaaaatgtaGGGTGTGAGACATGGTTCAATATTGTTGTGACTTGTGACTTGTGACTTGTGAGGGATATAATTAACAGCTGGAGCCTGGATGTTTAAAGAAACTGAGAAGTCATTGTCATGAAAAGGTGTTTTTGTTTAGTATTAATTTTGACAAAATGGGATTATTTTGCTTGTCCGAATATATCATTTCACAAGTTTGGATTTTCTTATGTCTTTAACATGAAAAGTATTCAACTGTATTTATTGTTCAAgttaaaaagattgaaagaatatCTCTGGTATACATTTGTGATAAATATCTCTACATATATAACCTCGATGatagaatattatttttggaGAAATTGAAGTTGAGGTTTAAGTTATTTGAGGATAtgaaataatgaaagaaatttTGAGAGTGAAAGAGAAAGGATAGAATTTGGGTAAGAAATTTAGAGAGTGGAAAGTGGgtaatgaaattttttattctttcttttactTATAAAAGAGTCAAAAAGTGGgccaatttgagaaataaaaggaaggtaaatgaattatattaggatacattttatttgttaaaatattgatattttgacatttttaataattattttaaagtgtagatgtttttaataattatgttaggaAGTTTGACTAGTTAGCTAATTTAAGAGCAACTTACAGaaataactatatttatagtgttattgaagttcaatagctataaatatgttatttactaaaaatgacTACACTTTATGTCAATTTCTAGCCGCAtgtttgtattaatttttttttattattattatttatacaatgATCTTACAATGTACTAAATAAGGTATGTTATGTTACCATAACTGCCAACCTTTTATTATGTCCCTAAATCACTCAAATTTCCattattaaaataacaattactaTTTACATATTGAATGCATATCCCGATTCATTCACACAATACAATAGTAAGTTGTATTTATATtcataaatacaatatattcacaaaatattaattataaaggtattcataaaattttaaatataaaagagtatttatgtctttttatcgctgtatttttgtatatgctttttatttttctatttatatactAATACAGTTGTAATTACAATaactaaataaggaaaaatatattacttGTACAATTAGCATATGAAtactttgaattcaaattggtgtttctatttataaaacttaaagtattaatatatcaagtatacaagtatttataaaaatttaatgtaTTAATACATCAAACAAGGTAAAGTAATACAATTTTAGCATATGAACACAACAATTTGAAAAATGCATGGATACACTATTGTTAAACCAAAAATGAATACACCAATACAGTATACATATGAATACATTttgttaaataagaaaaatggaaaaacaatAGAATGTGTAGGTATCAAAGTGTGTAAGTGTTTGActgtataaaaaattgaaaaagccAATAAAACGTCAAtctctttttggtcaaaattttccTATAATACTTGAAGCTTGGTGTTAACTtaggtatttatttatttataaaaatatagtattaatGTATCCAACTATACTTGTATTGCCTAATCAACCTTTCAAATTGGATATATTACTTATGAATCCAAATATACTTGTATTCACAAATCACTATTTCAATTTGTGTTAATATTACAATACAATTATCTATGTATGTAAGTATTAtactatatacaaatttgacaaacaacaaaattctctctctacaCTCTCTGCTAACAACGGTAACCTAACGGCTCCACTGAACTGCAGGTATCCCCCACGCTCCATCTCATAGAGCCACCAGGGGGTCTCTCATCGGTGCGCCGGAAAAAGAAGATGGCTCCAGCAGTAGAGGTGACACTTAACGCAAGGAGATATGCAATTTCGCCATGGAAAGAAAAgtataaaagcaaaataattttcatgaaAAGCAAATTCTTCAATCAAAACCctataaaaatagatgaaaataaatgtatacaagttaaattttcataaaaaggaggaaaaaatcaattagaaaaaacctaatgaattcaaatcacaaaaatcgCTCCTAGAATCATACAAaatgatcttgaattggaagaaatttgggggaaaaaacaaaaaatctgTGATATAGGGATATTGATGAAAGAGAGTATTGATGAAgacataattaattatgtgtgtaataataactttcctatttaatatttatttatattaaatatatatataagaaaaattgattattggtatataattaactttgctatttattGTATAGTTATATTCgtataacataataaaaataaactatatctatttattttaaatgtatattgatGTTTGTCATTCTGTAGTTTTTCCTTATATTAATGTAAGTATTACTACTACCAAAGCCCATTCATAAAATCTGAACACACTCATGTCCCAAACttgttctttgaagaaaaaaccaattattgtattaaaatatctcaaatcatgatatgaaatcacatggtgattccatatcatggtttttggagaatatgatatcacctctcatgatatggaatcatgagatgaaatcagcgtaaaatcgcatgtccaaacgttgatttcatctcacgacaccatatcatgatatgatatcgcatggccaaacgccttcTAAATGTATATTCATGTTTGTCATATTCAGGGCCGGCTCTATGTATACAAAAATAAGGCattggccttaggcccccaattttagggggcctcaaatttttaccaagaataaattatgtgttaattttttaaagaaaaacattaattatttatgataaaaagtatatatttaaaattattattttattctcttcaacccca is part of the Solanum stenotomum isolate F172 chromosome 8, ASM1918654v1, whole genome shotgun sequence genome and encodes:
- the LOC125873222 gene encoding histone H2AX-like — protein: MSSTVEVKSAGGRGKAKGSKKSVSRSQKAGLQFPVGRIARYLKKGRYAQRLGSGSPIYLSAVLEYLAAEVLELAGNAARDNKKNRIIPRHIQLAVRNDEELSKLLGSVTIANGGVLPNIHSNLLPKKNGKGKVESASQSQEF